In Halichondria panicea chromosome 9, odHalPani1.1, whole genome shotgun sequence, a genomic segment contains:
- the LOC135341605 gene encoding circadian locomoter output cycles protein kaput-like, with protein MPVSYIPSAEKAGPKQKQTAKKRRRNQNTEIEELSALLPIKQQATIANGILARGRTQAIDKISVLRLTSAYLKFQKFLEKDNENGGTHTDAGRSTEATNLLSEALDGFLIVLDSDGFILYVSDSITNVVGLTQHDVIGQNFVEIVEDDDASTITDNLQSKTTPPSTHLDGRTEFQHRQFYVRIKSAVTPGRMQLSRFTSHVMIQVSGNLKVHIPFQHLMEPKKNGTELQPQVLGFVGECQPIESTSSILEVSVPQSHFTSTMNLDMEIISVEASVKEVVGYDPADFVGTTMSDYFHPGDCKKMINCEKALLRLGHAVSPVFRFASSNGEWVWMQLEGLLRYKQGGVEPQFWEVKAKLLSQEDGKMKYVEYREMYAKNCDPNQDLMCPHKDPVVTNCLMDTENSCRKDKGAQPIIDSLKEAQVSSALIDPILHCRELGLKSLPELMKRVLTENEADDFVIQRNKKLGWPVPDNLQERSKFLEKIIQSLSANGADTQSLQPELKLVENQPSIDQSLVVQPLLQEQTPIEPTFFQQNGYQTQGITNIHSPSNSVNSLLSPVGSRLDEFAHSLTTLPPPHTLTSSHSFVSSPDSVLSLDPYSYQSSLTTSVVSPPSVSSNASSTTPNTPNPSFNNGLMDPSLFDTNGINFAHTQTALNPVNFDPSVQNALSFVSQNFAQVSNTSTFPLNGSSMASNGTTQNTGQNVHSNPLQEFSVQNSVHPLNKTTSSSSLASSVPSPQYPSIAPSPVSNPISPEQAFSSPETDCLGHILSDYNGMGMPISPDQFFQSTENDSLEQILSDMISLNQEGGQLSVECKVYGNGDIRGYGDSGISEGNPEAEDVIQQFLS; from the exons ATGCCAGTCTCGTATATTCCCAG TGCTGAAAAGGCTGGACCCAAGCAGAAGCAGACGGCCAAGAAGCGCCGCCGGAACCAGAACACTGAGATAGAAGAACTGTCTGCTCTCCTGCCCATCAAGCAACAGGCCACCATCGCCAATGGCATCCTGGCTCGAGGAAGAACACAGGCCATCGATAAGATATCCGTTCTCAGGCTCACCTCAGCTTACCTCAAGTTCCAGAAATTCTTGGAGAAAGACAATGAAAACG GAGGGACACACACTGATGCTGGCAGATCTACTGAGGCCACAAACCTTCTCTCTGAG GCATTGGACGGGTTTCTCATCGTGCTAGACAGTGACGGCTTCATTCTCTACGTCAGTGACTCCATCACTAATGTGGTCGGGCTCACACAG CACGATGTGATTGGTCAGAACTTCGTCGAGATCGTTGAAGATGACGATGCCTCTACGATCACAGACAATCTACAATccaagaccacacccccttccaCTCACCTGGATGGCCGCACAGAGTTCCAACATCGGCAATTCTACGTGAGGATCAAGTCGGCAGTCACCCCTGGGAGAATGCAGCTGTCCAGATTCACATCTCATGTG ATGATCCAGGTCAGTGGGAACCTGAAGGTCCACATTCCATTCCAGCATCTTATGGAACCCAAAAAGAATGGAACTGAACTGCAACCACAAGTTCTGGGTTTTGTAGGAGAGTGTCAGCCAATCGAGTCCACGTCTTCTATATTGGAGGTCTCTGTGCCTCAGTCTCACTTCACCTCCACCATGAATCTAGACATGGAGATCATCTCAGTGGAAGCTTC aGTGAAGGAGGTGGTGGGATATGACCCGGCTGACTTTGTGGGCACTACCATGTCAGACTACTTCCATCCCGGTGACTGTAAGAAGATGATCAATTGCGAGAAAGCAT tGCTACGTCTGGGTCACGCTGTGAGTCCAGTGTTCCGGTTCGCTAGTAGTAATGGGGAGTGGGTATGGATGCAGCTAGAGGGATTGCTCCGATACAAGCAGGGCGGAGTTGAGCCTCAGTTCTGGGAGGTCAAGGCAAAATTACTGAG TCAAGAAGATGGCAAGATGAAGTATGTAGAGTATCGCGAGATGTATGCCAAGAACTGTGACCCTAACCAAGACCTTATGTGTCCCCACAAG GATCCGGTTGTGACAAACTGCCTCATGGATACTGAGAACAGTTGTCGGAAAGATAAGGGAGCCCAACCAATCATTGACTCTCTCAAAGAGGCTCAG gtgtcgTCGGCGCTCATTGACCCAATCCTACACTGCAGAGAGCTCGGACTCAAGTCTCTCCCTGAGCTAATGAAGCGAGTTCTCACCGAAAACGAAGCCGATGACTTTGTGATTCAACGTAACAAAAAGTTAGGGTGGCCTGTCCCTGACAACCTCCAAGAGAGATCAAAATTCCTCGAGAAAATCATTCAGTCTTTGTCAGCCAATGGCGCTGATACCCAGTCACTACAACCAGAGCTCAAACTCGTTGAGAATCAACCCTCAATTGACCAATCACTCGTAGTACAGCCTCTCCTTCAGGAACAAACACCAATCGAACCGACATTTTTCCAGCAAAATGGCTACCAAACTCAAGGGATTACAAACATTCATAGCCCTTCCAATAGCGTTAATTCCCTTTTGAGTCCAGTTGGTTCTAGATTGGACGAATTCGCTCACTCCCTCACCACCctcccgcccccacacaccctcacatcctCACACTCGTTTGTGAGTTCGCCCGACTCTGTGCTGTCTCTGGATCCATACTCATACCAAAGCTCTCTCACTACCAGCGTAGTGAGCCCACCCTCTGTCTCTTCTAATGCTTCATCTACTACACCCAACACTCCAAATCCATCATTTAATAACGGACTCATGGATCCTTCTTTATTCGACACAAACGGCATCAATTTTGCTCACACACAGACTGCTTTGAACCCAGTCAATTTCGACCCAAGTGTACAAAACGCTCTGAGCTTCGTGTCACAGAACTTTGCACAAGTGTCAAACACATCTACATTTCCACTGAATGGGAGCAGCATGGCTTCGAACGGCACTACACAGAACACTGGACAAAATGTTCACTCAAATCCACTTCAAGAATTTTCCGTACAGAACTCAGTGCACCCTCTCAACAAGACCACTAGTTCGTCTTCGCTGGCCAGCTCCGTTCCCAGCCCCCAGTATCCTTCAATTGCACCAAGCCCTGTCTCCAACCCCATTTCACCAGAACAAGCTTTTTCCTCACCAGAAACTGACTGTCTTGGCCATATCTTGAGCGATTACAACGGGATGGGGATGCCCATCTCCCCTGACCAGTTTTTCCAGTCGACTGAAAATGACTCTTTGGAACAGATTCTGAGTGATATGATATCTCTAAACCAGGAGGGTGGACAATTATCTGTGGAGTGCAAGGTTTACGGTAATGGTGATATACGAGGGTACGGGGACAGCGGGATTAGCGAGGGAAATCCAGAGGCAGAGGATGTGATTCAACAGTTTCTGTCATAA
- the LOC135341613 gene encoding uncharacterized protein LOC135341613 isoform X1 has product MVSFKDILIVYFNLFLSSYTTAQLAGPSCIPEGTNVVSYECSVDDPTLNGATIWQGTALNCSTRSIVLRHSEYNTTGANDTCGSLSAASVSINRTRFTSRLTFLAIHVTELDGKMLNCTLNGTALLPGSDMMLIIKVGGMTFSISTVRPSPPEGINITGLLDSSGETRLIVSWSPPAQSVEGEVGGYVLIVSGDGGDCGCVSMNVSADTTNVTCSGINGTGQICSFEVRTISIDCGLTSDYITESIELLLPPPPTNIGVFSSYQVEGSIRCIIVKFTGVQTPNIFYIVTVGRHRSFSINSSSCNTANTCILTDIHRQPLISEDFFNITVSACNKLGCGDVEIFPTQFPANAVTHNLFQIHPENRTVLCNFLSSFTPQPNTRCLVTYGNSPHDCYRYNDYRKLSISYPGDTLTVPITENLQSGVEYCYSISLAYKQTSLSVNGVFKYLICDPSELNDAGEISTNMTGGVVNIQNGIISFSGIGVGSTAEVTCDKGSFLKGSKVRNCTYNGEWSGNIQICEIEPSVPDNRVLVSITVTAFVMIVLLCLGVFLTGIFYRKKYMSSKGSNSACALTLEKEDYNVDNQTVFELNGASNMEAVHSLGQKKDKQLVPGMSEGSIFGEVHKPFVDKKSVDLVSAHGNT; this is encoded by the exons atGGTTTCGTTCAAAGATATCCTAATTGTGTACTTCAATCTCTTTCTGAGCAGTTACACAACTGCCCAGCTTGCGGGACCGAGTTGTATACCAGAAGGCACGAACGTAGTCAGCTACGAGTGTTCTGTGGACGATCCAACACTGAATGGTGCTACAATATGGCAGGGAACTGCCTTAAATTGCTCAACTCGCAGCATTGTCCTAAGGCACTCCGAATACAACACCACAGGAGCTAATGACACTTGTGGTAGTCTGTCTGCTGCAAGTGTCAGCATCAACAGGACAAGATTCACTTCAAGGCTGACATTcttagctatacatgtaacagAATTGGACGGGAAAATGCTTAACTGCACATTAAATGGCACTGCACTGCTGCCTGGCTCTGACATGATGCTGATAATAAAAGTTGGAG GCATGACTTTTTCTATTTCCACAGTAAGGCCATCACCCCCTGAGGGAATCAATATCACAGGCCTGCTAGATTCATCAGGTGAAACACGGCTCATCGTCAGCTGGTCCCCACCCGCTCAGTCTGTAGAGGGAGAGGTGGGAGGATATGTGCTCATTGTGAGTGGCGATGGTGGGGACTGTGGATGTGTGAGTATGAATGTCAGTGCAGACACTACCAATGTAACATGTTCAGGAATCAATGGTACCGGACAAATATGTTCATTTGAAGTTAGAACTATTTCAATAGACTGTGGACTCACAAGTGATTATATTACGGAGAGTATAGAACTCCTTCTACCACCACCTCCGACGAATATAGGAGTTTTTTCATCGTATCAAGTAGAAGGGAGCATTCGGTGTATAATCGTAAAATTTACTGGTGTACAAACTCCTAACATATTCTACATTGTGACAGTTGGACGACATCGATCCTTCTCCATAAATTCATCATCATGCAATACAGCTAACACTTGCATTCTTACAGATATACATAGGCAACCTCTGATATCAGAGGACTTTTTCAACATTACTGTTTCGGCCTGTAACAAGTTAGGGTGTGGAGATGTGGAAATATTCCCTACACAGTTTCCTGCTAACGCAGTTACCCACAATCTCTTTCAAATACACCCAGAAAATAGAACAGTACTTTGCAATTTCCTGAGCTCATTTACTCCACAACCCAATACTCGTTGCTTGGTAACTTATGGTAATTCACCTCATGATTGTTATCGCTATAACGATTATCGTAAATTATCCATCAGCTATCCAGGTGATACCTTGACAGTTCCAATTACTGAAAATCTGCAGTCCGGAGTTGAATATTGCTATAGCATTTCCTTGGCATACAAACAAACTTCACTCAGTGTTAATGGTGTCTTTAAATATTTGATTTGTGACCCATCAGAATTGAACGATGCTGGAGAAATTTCTACAAACATGACAGGTGGGGTTGTTAACATTCAAAATGGCATCATCAGTTTCAGTGGAATAGGGGTAGGCTCAACGGCTGAAGTTACGTGCGACAAAGGCTCTTTCTTAAAAGGGTCTAAGGTCAGGAATTGCACTTACAATGGAGAGTGGAGTGGCAATATTCAGATATGTGAGATTGAGCCATCGGTACCAGACAACCGTGTACTAGTCAGTATTACAGTCACTGCTTTCGTCATGATCGTATTGCTTTGTCTGGGAGTCTTTCTGACAGGAATATTTTACAGAAAGAAATACATGTCTTCGAAAGGGTCGAATAGTGCATGTGCTTTAACCTTAGAAAAAGAAGATTACAATGTGGACAATCAGACTGTATTCGAGCTCAATGGTGCAAGTAACATGGAAGCAGTTCACAGCCTAGGACAGAAAAAAGATAAGCAACTAGTACCAGGGATGAGTGAAGGGTCGATATTTGGCGAAGTACACAAACCATTTGTGGATAAAAAatcagtagatctagtatctgCACATGGAAACACCTAG
- the LOC135341613 gene encoding uncharacterized protein LOC135341613 isoform X2, producing MVSFKDILIVYFNLFLSSYTTAQLAGPSCIPEGTNVVSYECSVDDPTLNGATIWQGTALNCSTRSIVLRHSEYNTTGANDTCGSLSAASVSINRTRFTSRLTFLAIHVTELDGKMLNCTLNGTALLPGSDMMLIIKVGVRPSPPEGINITGLLDSSGETRLIVSWSPPAQSVEGEVGGYVLIVSGDGGDCGCVSMNVSADTTNVTCSGINGTGQICSFEVRTISIDCGLTSDYITESIELLLPPPPTNIGVFSSYQVEGSIRCIIVKFTGVQTPNIFYIVTVGRHRSFSINSSSCNTANTCILTDIHRQPLISEDFFNITVSACNKLGCGDVEIFPTQFPANAVTHNLFQIHPENRTVLCNFLSSFTPQPNTRCLVTYGNSPHDCYRYNDYRKLSISYPGDTLTVPITENLQSGVEYCYSISLAYKQTSLSVNGVFKYLICDPSELNDAGEISTNMTGGVVNIQNGIISFSGIGVGSTAEVTCDKGSFLKGSKVRNCTYNGEWSGNIQICEIEPSVPDNRVLVSITVTAFVMIVLLCLGVFLTGIFYRKKYMSSKGSNSACALTLEKEDYNVDNQTVFELNGASNMEAVHSLGQKKDKQLVPGMSEGSIFGEVHKPFVDKKSVDLVSAHGNT from the exons atGGTTTCGTTCAAAGATATCCTAATTGTGTACTTCAATCTCTTTCTGAGCAGTTACACAACTGCCCAGCTTGCGGGACCGAGTTGTATACCAGAAGGCACGAACGTAGTCAGCTACGAGTGTTCTGTGGACGATCCAACACTGAATGGTGCTACAATATGGCAGGGAACTGCCTTAAATTGCTCAACTCGCAGCATTGTCCTAAGGCACTCCGAATACAACACCACAGGAGCTAATGACACTTGTGGTAGTCTGTCTGCTGCAAGTGTCAGCATCAACAGGACAAGATTCACTTCAAGGCTGACATTcttagctatacatgtaacagAATTGGACGGGAAAATGCTTAACTGCACATTAAATGGCACTGCACTGCTGCCTGGCTCTGACATGATGCTGATAATAAAAGTTGGAG TAAGGCCATCACCCCCTGAGGGAATCAATATCACAGGCCTGCTAGATTCATCAGGTGAAACACGGCTCATCGTCAGCTGGTCCCCACCCGCTCAGTCTGTAGAGGGAGAGGTGGGAGGATATGTGCTCATTGTGAGTGGCGATGGTGGGGACTGTGGATGTGTGAGTATGAATGTCAGTGCAGACACTACCAATGTAACATGTTCAGGAATCAATGGTACCGGACAAATATGTTCATTTGAAGTTAGAACTATTTCAATAGACTGTGGACTCACAAGTGATTATATTACGGAGAGTATAGAACTCCTTCTACCACCACCTCCGACGAATATAGGAGTTTTTTCATCGTATCAAGTAGAAGGGAGCATTCGGTGTATAATCGTAAAATTTACTGGTGTACAAACTCCTAACATATTCTACATTGTGACAGTTGGACGACATCGATCCTTCTCCATAAATTCATCATCATGCAATACAGCTAACACTTGCATTCTTACAGATATACATAGGCAACCTCTGATATCAGAGGACTTTTTCAACATTACTGTTTCGGCCTGTAACAAGTTAGGGTGTGGAGATGTGGAAATATTCCCTACACAGTTTCCTGCTAACGCAGTTACCCACAATCTCTTTCAAATACACCCAGAAAATAGAACAGTACTTTGCAATTTCCTGAGCTCATTTACTCCACAACCCAATACTCGTTGCTTGGTAACTTATGGTAATTCACCTCATGATTGTTATCGCTATAACGATTATCGTAAATTATCCATCAGCTATCCAGGTGATACCTTGACAGTTCCAATTACTGAAAATCTGCAGTCCGGAGTTGAATATTGCTATAGCATTTCCTTGGCATACAAACAAACTTCACTCAGTGTTAATGGTGTCTTTAAATATTTGATTTGTGACCCATCAGAATTGAACGATGCTGGAGAAATTTCTACAAACATGACAGGTGGGGTTGTTAACATTCAAAATGGCATCATCAGTTTCAGTGGAATAGGGGTAGGCTCAACGGCTGAAGTTACGTGCGACAAAGGCTCTTTCTTAAAAGGGTCTAAGGTCAGGAATTGCACTTACAATGGAGAGTGGAGTGGCAATATTCAGATATGTGAGATTGAGCCATCGGTACCAGACAACCGTGTACTAGTCAGTATTACAGTCACTGCTTTCGTCATGATCGTATTGCTTTGTCTGGGAGTCTTTCTGACAGGAATATTTTACAGAAAGAAATACATGTCTTCGAAAGGGTCGAATAGTGCATGTGCTTTAACCTTAGAAAAAGAAGATTACAATGTGGACAATCAGACTGTATTCGAGCTCAATGGTGCAAGTAACATGGAAGCAGTTCACAGCCTAGGACAGAAAAAAGATAAGCAACTAGTACCAGGGATGAGTGAAGGGTCGATATTTGGCGAAGTACACAAACCATTTGTGGATAAAAAatcagtagatctagtatctgCACATGGAAACACCTAG
- the LOC135341647 gene encoding uncharacterized protein LOC135341647: MIWSRLLVFELLEDSLQSRKLLSTKHISRKITSLSPKTFITQYRSRSYFHQPSVTVSHLVDNSIGHTAGDLAHQVAYYHSDVPKRRNPSLIRSHKIRRKALSMAKISDERKEKKDAGPSINYRVWALRLAHENSYLSWSRNAAICAGIAATVRIIDSQGQPLHSSVSSDSIVTGFADLGLVFILYGSCHHIYQAYLLRKTLHLRSIEFFWVCAYTAAIGLLYCFLIQTKFGIVTD; this comes from the exons ATGATATGGTCGAGACTGCTTGTTTTCGAGCTCTTAGAAGACAGTTTGCAGTCCCGAAAACTTCTTTCAACAAAGCACATTTCAAGAAAAATCACTTCACTATCACCTAAGACTTTCATCACTCAATACAGAAGTAGGAGCTACTTTCATCAGCCCTCTGTTACCGTATCTCACCTCGTAGATAACAGTATTGGCCATACAGCTGGTGATTTAGCACACCAGGTTGCCTATTACCATAGCGATGTACCAAAAAGGAGGAAtccctcgctaatccgaagCCATAAAATTAG GAGAAAGGCATTGTCCATGGCCAAGATATCGGACGagagaaaagaaaagaaagatGCCGGACCTTCAATAAACTACAGAGTGTGG GCTCTGAGATTGGCTCATGAAAACA gttatCTGTCTTGGAGTCGTAACGCAGCCATCTGTGCTGGCATTGCAGCGACAGTGAGGATCATAGACAGTCAGGGACAGCCACTGCACTCTTCTGTTAGCTCTGACAGCATTGTCACAG gatTTGCCGATCTTGGTCTAGTGTTTATTCTCTACGGCTCTTGTCACCATATTTACCAG GCATACCTCCTCCGTAAGACGCTGCACCTTCGCTCTATCGAGTTCTTCTGGGTGTGTGCCTACACTGCAGCTATAGGACTTCTCTACTGCTTTCTTATTCAGACAAAATTTGGAATCGTGACCGATTAG